The Tenebrio molitor chromosome 5, icTenMoli1.1, whole genome shotgun sequence genome has a segment encoding these proteins:
- the LOC138132096 gene encoding uncharacterized protein, which produces MAWNYEQTSFLITLYEQNPMLYMLKHRKYHNKTARREALQVIVEKLSNSVRPNTTVEEVKAKINNLRTQFCREFHLLRDSGSEKPRLWCFEKLLFLQNHLHPRRSVYTVESNGREECSTSETVDQVEENAGMQNTDDAVNTESQDPLGPDKHDHHPILENEPTFSYSPRVAVHKPLKKIKRRGEAEFKLTASALNKIIEKAEDDEELFGRFIAGELRKFKNEIMKNRCKRELLRLLMEFQDNDDDSN; this is translated from the exons ATGGCTTGGAACTACGAACAGACGTCTTTCTTGATCACACTATACGAGCAAAATCCCATGCTGTACATGTTGAAACATCGAAAGTATCACAATAAAACTGCGAGAAGAGAAGCTCTTCAAGTAATTGTTGAGAAACTGTCGAATAGCGTGCGCCCAAATACAACAG TCGAAGAAgttaaagcaaaaattaataatttgcgCACGCAATTTTGTCGTGAATTTCACTTGTTGCGAGACTCGGGTAGTGAGAAACCTAGATTGTGGTGTTTTGAAAAGCTattgtttttacaaaatcatCTACATCCACGCAGAAGTGTGTATACAGTGGAGTCAAATGGTAGGGAGGAATGTTCAACAAGTGAGACCGTGGATCAAGTAGAAGAG AATGCAGGGATGCAAAACACAGATGATGCAGTCAACACAGAAAGTCAAGATCCCCTTGGTCCTGACAAACATGACCATCACCCAATCTTAGAAAACGAACCCACTTTTAGTTATTCTCCAAGAGTCGCCGTACATAAaccattgaaaaaaattaaaaggagAGGAGAAGCTGAGTTTAAGCTAACCGCATCTGCcttgaacaaaataattgaGAAAGCAGAAGATGATGAAGAGTTATTTGGTCGATTTATAGCGG GAGAActgcgaaaatttaaaaatgagatTATGAAAAATCGGTGTAAGCGCGAGCTTCTTCGACTTTTAATGGAGTTCCAGGATAACGATGACGACAGTAATTAA